TtgccggttttctcctaaaaatcgGGCACCTTCTTTTTAATGAATGAATAAGGCAAagtttttgcctccgtttcaaaaaaaaaaactacctCCATCTAAATTTTTTTTTAAAGTCAAACCAAGTGAAGTTTCTAGCCTAGGCTTTATTTCAAACTTAGCTCCGGATATAATCCGGAGACGCTTTGTATTGACATAATGTGATCGATAAAGTGCCGTGTTCTGAAAAAACGGCAGCTCGTTCAAAATTTCGAGTTTTGAAATTCGAAAAGGTCGCAGATGGGCGTTACCTATGAAAAGGAAGCAAACGTTCGGGTCACACGGCAATCTACACCCAGCTTTCCATTTTATCGGAGGCAAACGAGAAGTGGGGAAAAGCGGAGGCGGAAGGCAACCAGAGGAGGCAAGGGCGGCGGCGGGCGAGCGTCCCAAACCCAGCGCGGCGGAAGGCAATCGGGGGTGAGCAAGGGCGCGGCGATGCCGGTAACAAgagggcgcgcggcggcggcggcggcggtggtggtggaggaagagagcGACGCGCCGATTGACATCTCCTCTGATTCCGATGCCGAATCGGCGGATTCGgggtcggaggaggaggaggagcccagCAGCGACGAAGACTACATCGACATCAGCGACAGCGGCGAAAGCTACGTCGACATCAGCGACagtggcgacgacgacgacggcgagcgGAGCTGCGACGGGAACGAGGGGGAAGCGGAGGCGGGCCCACCCGGCGCGGATCGGAGCGAGGATGCGTCCACAAAAATCGCCGATCTCCTCCGCCGTAATCACCCCTATCCCTTTCAATTATTTGCAACTTATAGTGTTACTGTTGTTTCATTACCCAATGGAAAATGGAGCAGCAGACCTGTAGATTAGTACTGCATAACGAAAGCCTGGAACCCTGTTCGGGAGAAGCGTCATGGTATTTTGATTGCATTCAAGGGAGACTCGGTCGGAGCACCCGCAGATTAGTGAAATCTAGTGCAGCTGAATCAACAATCAAATCATGAAACGCAGTCTCCCTTATAGTGCTATTGGCTACCGTACATATGCTGCATGCTGGAACCCTGTTGTGAAGTAGCTTCACTCGTAGTTTGGATTACATCCAGGGGAGAGACTCAATCTGAATACCTGCTGGTTAGTGCAACTGAATTGAGTCACTGAACATAGTCCCCCTTCTAGGGATATTGGATATAGGAAGCACCGGAATGCTGCGATCTTTGACAACGCACAACCTTCAGTGCCTTCCCTGCTCGGCGACATCAAGACCGAAGCGCAAGGCGAACGCGGGAGCCCGGGGTGTCCGCCAGCTCCTCCCCTAGACTAGGTTTTCCTTTCTTGGGTTGAGTTGTAGTGCAGGGTGTTTGTCCTCTCTTGGACATGTACATATAACCTTTCTCTTTacctatcaatgcatcgaaacgcaagtcttttgcgttttcgcgaaaaaaaagGGATATTGGATATGACAGCCTCACACGAGGAAATAGGATTCACAAACTATCTAGATATTTTGTGTGGTACACTTTATTTCGAAATATAGGCAGAATGGTTGTATAAATGGGTAGAGCATAGAGCAATTGGGCAGAACCAGCTTCATTTTAAACCAGCCATTGAATGGAGTTGGACGCAACTTGTGTCATGTTTGAGATGGTAGAAGTTAGGACAGGGCTATATGATATTCCTAGACTTTGCTCAGTTTGTTTCCGGAGAAAACTTGAATTTATTGAACATCACGATCCTTATATTTGATAGCACTATTTCCTACATACCCTAATGAGCAGAAATTTTCTTATAGGAGGGAGAAATCTGGAAAGGATTAAGCTGGTGGAGTGCAAAGCATATTTAAAGAAGAATGGTCTTAGCCAAGTCGGGGACATGACAACTTGTGTAGAAAGAATAATGCTGCATTGGAGGTTAGTTATTGGATATTTCCTAGTCAGGATTTTTTCACTTAATTTATGCTTATCTCAATTATCAAGGTTCTGATGAACAGCCACTGCCTAAGATCACATTTCGAAAAATATCACTTCCTGCTTCATCCTTGATTCCTGATTATACCTTCATCACAAGATCCTGATCTCAATATATGGTCATGTGGCATTTCCTCAAAATAGGTTCAAAACGGAGGATCCAGAGAAAATTTATCCTCGGTCATCCTTTAGTATTAACTGTAAAGGTGAAACCTCACTTGTCACACAAGATTTCCCCTGTATGTGCATAGACAATAAAGGGCAATGACCATGATCTTTCAATTCAGGTGATGTCTGTAGAGGCGATGcagttttattcaaacaaaaggtTCATGAGAAGAGGTAGTCATCTGTATTTCTGTACTAGCCAGGGTCTCTTTGGAATGGTAGCATGACTCTCCTTGGTGAATATTACAGTGGAAAAAGACACTCAAAATGTATTGGGAAGCGAATAGTAGCTGGTAaagttattaaggaaagttatggtaaagagaaacaacaacaCACCTTTACTGTAAGTATTGGTTCCATGATATAATACCTCAATTATTTTTGTTTTCTTATGGCCCTTATGATTATGTTCGTTGTTCAATTTAATAGATTCAAGTGTTCTGGAGCAAAGGAGTAGGTAAATTACCACCTTTGAATCTGCTACTTGTCAAAGGGCGCAATTTATACAGAATGATGACCTTCCGCCAGGTGCGAACTGCTCTTTACCAGAATTAGTTTAGGATTCAGTATTATCGAATGAATTTACTCAATTTGGCGTACTAAGTCTGTGTTACCTTCTAGGTGTTATCTTCTTGGAATGTGATGGATTTATGCATCTCGATTATCAAGTTTATTTATGTTGCCCTTTTGACACTGTATGAGATAGTTTCAGATAATCTTATCGATCTACTCTGTTATTGGGAATGCATAAATTATTTCTTCTAACCGCATTCACCTAAATGAAGTGTAGTTTATTTATACATATTCTGAGGATGTCCCCACCATTCTCAGAGGGTGTGCTTATACCTTCATATACCTTGTCACAAGATGTCCTCCTATGATTTTCAAGTTCACATCGGAATTCATTTGTTCATGTAGTCTTGGACGAATGAAGAGGATAGATCGAAGGCTCTAGAAGAAAAGCACGGCAGAGGAGATGCTGCAAGACGTGTTCGTGCTTTGAATAGACCTAATTCTGGAGGTCACGGTAATTCCTATTCTCAGTATAATTTTGCTTGTCCTTAGAGGTTTTAGTTTCTCTATTAAGCATTATCGCATTAGCATTTGCCCACTTTTGAACTCAATGATGTTGTTGCATATGTGGGTTGATATTCATTATCATTTATGGACCGGAGTACATTTTCTTCTTTGATATTTGAAGTTTGAACGTTATGTTTTGATAACCACTTCTAGAATGATGGTTACGTAGTACATGTAACAGAAGTTTGTGAGCATTTTCTTTGGGGATTTGCTGACTTTAAATTCCCAAGGTTTGGTTAGTCTAATTAATTGGAATTAGGTAGTCTAGAATCTAGATGCAGCTATCTCTCAGAGGAATAAATTAAAATTTATTTCTACATAGAACAGCACAGAAGAGCACGAGATGAGTAATCTATTCACAGTTCTAGCTGCCTGATATGCTTACATACACTTCTTGGCATTTGTTTTGCTAAGCTATTGATTGATGCTACAATTTATTTTCATTTGGGAAGTCCATCCTTTAAGGTCTTATTTTGTTTTACCAGAGGGCTGGCTAATTTTGTTAGTCCATTTGTATTTATCCTTCTGGCAGTTCTCAAGGGCAAGAAatcaaaggaaaaagaaaaacataTGTCTCAACTTGGACGGCCCGATGGTGGATCCAGGAGAACTAAAGGCAAAAAACGCACTATGCAATCCTGCAATTCTGATCTTCCAACCAAAAAATCTCGAAAAGAAGAGCACCGAGTTTCTTCTGCAACAGTCTGCAATGGTCTGAATAGCACAGAAGTTAGGGTGAGTAAAAGAAAAGCTGGTTCTAAGCAAAAGAACACTGTTGGTAACAACCATGCTCAGTTTGAAGGAAGGCGCTTCGGTTCAGCTTCTCATTCGCAGACACATCCCGGAAATTCAGTTGGAATAAATCAGCCTTTATTTGAGCGGCCCCAGCGGCCACCTCCACTACGTGAAGTTGGTAATGCCTGGCAACCTCGTATGGACGGCAGATCAATAGCATGCCCAAACCCTTCAATGGCTTTCGAACATCCAAATGCAGCACCGGCTGGCTGGCGTCCACCTCCAAGCAATCAACCTGGAGTGGTGTTTCCACCGTTCAACATGTCACGAACTATGTACCAATCTCATTCAGATAGAGCATATGTGATGTCGCAATACAAATATTCTGGTGGTAGTAATAGGTTTCCTCGATAGGGTGGTTTGGCAGATGTCAGTTACATTTTCAAGACTTAATTAGCGGTCACCGGTCTGAAATGTGGAATCCTGTTCTGGCTTGCTCAAAGCCATTAATTTTTTTAGCGGTGCTTCGTGCAATCCATTTTATTAATCAGAAACTTCATAATTACAATTTGGAAACCAGGGGTTAAATCAAAGCAATAAGATGAAACTATGCTAAGAGCTTCTTATTACCTCATCTCAACGTGACTTCTATTAGATTGCCTACAATGTGTTCTTTTACAGAGAGTAGGTCATATTTTAACTGAGAATTGAGCTGTATTTTAAGTAGTTTGGTTCAGATTTTATTCGAATCAACGTAGAGACAAGCATGCTATCATATAAACCTATGTGCTGAAACTACTACCACCCAGCAGTCTTCTTTTTATCCGTATGCCTTTCTCATGTATGTGCCATCATATCATCATTTTTTTTCAAATATATTCTTATATTGCCTTTCTCATATTTAGCACATGCAAGAACGTGGTGGCTTCCTTTTATTCGTATATTGCCTTTCTCATATACATGCCACCATATTCTTGGGTAATATCACTCGTATATCCTGACACGCAGAAAAACATTAGTTAGAAGCACATACGGTCAGGTTTGGAGTTTTTCTTCTCACCGGTTAGTTTGTAGTCAGCTTCGTATATCTATATCTCTATTCGACGCAGATTTCATATACATAAATCATCTAACTGGCC
This region of Lolium perenne isolate Kyuss_39 chromosome 2, Kyuss_2.0, whole genome shotgun sequence genomic DNA includes:
- the LOC127332635 gene encoding uncharacterized protein isoform X1; amino-acid sequence: MPVTRGRAAAAAAVVVEEESDAPIDISSDSDAESADSGSEEEEEPSSDEDYIDISDSGESYVDISDSGDDDDGERSCDGNEGEAEAGPPGADRSEDASTKIADLLRRGRNLERIKLVECKAYLKKNGLSQVGDMTTCVERIMLHWRFKTEDPEKIYPRSSFSINCKGDVCRGDAVLFKQKVHEKSGKRHSKCIGKRIVAGKVIKESYGKEKQQHTFTIQVFWSKGVGKLPPLNLLLVKGRNLYRMMTFRQSWTNEEDRSKALEEKHGRGDAARRVRALNRPNSGGHVLKGKKSKEKEKHMSQLGRPDGGSRRTKGKKRTMQSCNSDLPTKKSRKEEHRVSSATVCNGLNSTEVRVSKRKAGSKQKNTVGNNHAQFEGRRFGSASHSQTHPGNSVGINQPLFERPQRPPPLREVGNAWQPRMDGRSIACPNPSMAFEHPNAAPAGWRPPPSNQPGVVFPPFNMSRTMYQSHSDRAYVMSQYKYSGGSNRFPR
- the LOC127332635 gene encoding uncharacterized protein isoform X2, coding for MPVTRGRAAAAAAVVVEEESDAPIDISSDSDAESADSGSEEEEEPSSDEDYIDISDSGESYVDISDSGDDDDGERSCDGNEGEAEAGPPGADRSEDASTKIADLLRRGRNLERIKLVECKAYLKKNGLSQVGDMTTCVERIMLHWRFKTEDPEKIYPRSSFSINCKGDVCRGDAVLFKQKVHEKSGKRHSKCIGKRIVAGKVIKESYGKEKQQHTFTIQVFWSKGVGKLPPLNLLLVKGRNLYRMMTFRQSWTNEEDRSKALEEKHGRGDAARRVRALNRPNSGVLKGKKSKEKEKHMSQLGRPDGGSRRTKGKKRTMQSCNSDLPTKKSRKEEHRVSSATVCNGLNSTEVRVSKRKAGSKQKNTVGNNHAQFEGRRFGSASHSQTHPGNSVGINQPLFERPQRPPPLREVGNAWQPRMDGRSIACPNPSMAFEHPNAAPAGWRPPPSNQPGVVFPPFNMSRTMYQSHSDRAYVMSQYKYSGGSNRFPR